In Listeria cossartiae subsp. cossartiae, the DNA window ACATTTATTTGTGGAGGTTGTTTTGTTAGGAGGCGACAAAATGGACAAAGCGAAACAGGTTTATCTGGATTTTAAACGAGAAGCCGATTTTTTAGAGCTCGATTTCCCTTTATTTCTAGGTGATGGTCCAGGTTGCGGCGAGCTTTGCATGGATTATAACGAACAAGATGGCTATATGCTCTATGGTTATGAACGGGGCAAACGTAACAGTGAATTTAAAACAACAAACTTTGAAGAATTTAAATACGAGGTTTTCTTGCATATTTGTTGGTACATGGGAATGGAATTTGAATTGCGTCATCGCAAGGAAGATACGCAGCACGACGATAATATTTTAGAAACAGACACCCGGAAAATCGCTTTTGAAAAAACTTTACAATTACTAAAAATGGTAAATCCGGCATGGCTTGATAAAGCGGCAATTGGCTACACGGCCTATTTGAACTTATGGCGCGAAAATAAAAATGTTTACTTCGATAAAGAAGCGATGCAATTTAAAGTAAATTCATAAAAAATCTTGCAACTACACATTTAAAATGGTATCATATATAAGTACGTTTTTGACGTATGTTTTAACGTGGGAGGGGAAATATCAGCCCCAGTCAACCACATCACGGACTTAAGGAGGTATGTCTCGTGGCAAAAAAAGTGATTAAAGAAGTTAAACTTCAAATTCCAGCAGGTAAAGCAAATCCTGCACCTCCAGTTGGACCTGCATTAGGTCAAGCTGGCGTAAACATCATGGGATTCTGTAAAGAGTTTAATGCTCGCACAGCCGATCAAGCTGGTCTTATTATTCCTGTTGTGATCACTGTATTTGAAGACCGTTCGTTTACGTTCATCACTAAAACTCCACCAGCAGCTGTATTACTTAAAAAAGCAGCTAAAGTGGAAAAAGGATCCGGTGAACCAAACAAAACAAAAGTTGCATCTGTAACTCGCGCTCAAGTACAGGAAATTGCTGAAACAAAAATGCCAGACCTTAACGCTGCAAATGTTGAATCTGCAATGCTAATGGTTGAAGGTACTGCACGTTCTATGGGTATCACTATCCAAGACTAATCGTGTGTTTCACAATTTGACAATTAAGGAGGAAAAGAAATGGCTAAAAAAGGCAAAAAGTATCAAGATGCTTTAAAACAAATTGATGCAAATAAAGTTTACACTGCAGAAGAAGCAGTTGAACTTGCTAAAAAAATTGACTTCGCTAAATTCGATGCAACTGTTGAAGTAGCATTCCGTCTTGGCGTTGACCCTAAAAAAGCGGACCAACAAATCCGCGGTGCTGTTGTATTACCAAACGGTACTGGTAAAACTCAACGCGTATTAGTATTCGCAAAAGGTGAAAAAGCTAAAGAAGCTGAGGCTGCTGGAGCTGATTACGTTGGTGAATCTGAATTCGTTGAAAAAATCAACCAAGGTTGGTTTGACTTTGACGTTATCGTTGCTACACCTGACATGATGGGTGAAGTTGGTAAATTAGGCCGTGTCCTTGGACCAAAAGGTTTAATGCCAAACCCTAAAACTGGTACAGTAACTATGGACGTAACTAAAGCAGTTAACGAAATTAAAGCTGGTAAAGTAGAATACCGTGTTGATAAAGCTGGTAATGTCCACGCTGCAATCGGTAAAGTATCTTTTGATGCTGCTAAACTAGTAGAAAACTTCCGTACTGTGAATGACGTTCTACAAAAAGCAAAACCTGCTGCTGCGAAAGGTACTTACGTGAAAAATCTTTCTGTAACTACTACTTTCGGACCTGGAATCCAAGTTGACCCAGCTAGCTTATAAAATTTAACTTGACCAGTCTCTTCTATTTTGATAAGATAGGCTAGTTGAAACAATCAAATATCCTTACCGTAGACAGTTGGTGCGTTTATCGCTTAAATTTTGCCACCCGAGGGATTTCTTTTGAAGTGTGCGTCCGCGTGCATTTTACAAAAACCTCTGACGTCTACGGTGTCAGAGGTTTTTTGTTGCTGATCAAACGGAACTTGTGTCTGTTTAATTAGATTTAATTGTTGGACGGAGGTGGAAAAATGAGTAAAGTTCTTGAAGCTAAACAAAGTGCAGTAGAAGAAATTAAAACAAAATTATCAGCTAGTGCGTCTACAGTAATTGTTGATTACCGCGGCTTAAACGTTGGCGAAATCACTGATCTACGTAAACAATTGCGTGATGCTGGTATTGAGTTTAAAGTTTACAAAAACTCACTAACTCGCCGTGCTGTTGAAGCTAACGGTTATGAAGGTTTAGAAGGAGCTCTAACTGGTCCTAACGCAATCGCATTCAGTAATGAAGACGTAGTTGCGCCTGCGAAAATCCTTAACGATTTCGCTAAAGATCATGAAGCACTAGAAATCAAAGCCGGTGTTATTGAAGGGAAAGTTGCTTCTCTTGAAGAAATTAAAGCACTTGCAACACTTCCATCACGCGAAGGATTGCTATCTATGCTTTGCAACGTACTTCAAGCTCCAGTTCGCGGTCTTGCTATCGCTACTAAAGCTGTTGCTGACCAAAAAGAAGGACAAGAAGCATAATCTGTTCTACCCAGGGGAAACCCTACAAACAAATCTCGGTTAAATCCGAAAAAATTATATTATTGGAGGAATTTCAAAATGGCTTTAAACATTGAAGAAATCATTGCTTCCGTAAAAGAAGCATCTGTATTAGAACTTAACGATTTAGTAAAAGCAATCGAAGAAGAATTTGGCGTAACTGCTGCTGCTCCTGTAGCTGTAGCTGCTGCTGGTGGCGGTGCTGCTGAGCAAACTGAATTCACTGTAGAACTAGCTTCTGCTGGAGATTCTAAAATCAAAGTAATCAAAGTGGTTCGTGAAATCACTGGTCTTGGCTTAAAAGAAGCTAAAGAATTAGTTGACAACGCTCCTAAAGCTCTTAAAGAAGGCGTTGCTAAAGACGAAGCTGAAGAAATCAAAGCTAAACTTGAAGAAGTTGGCGCTAACGTAGAAGTTAAGTAATTAACTTGAAGACCTTAGATACTAGTTATCTAAGGTCTTTTTTTATTAAAATGTAAAAACGAATACAAAAGAGTGTGATTAGTCTTTCAGAAGGCTTTTTTTTATTGCTATTACATGCTAGTATTAGTAAGTGAATTAGTTTCCTGGAGGGTTAAATATGTCGATTAAAGCTATATCAAAATCTGAACTAGAAGTTATGAAAATCATTTGGGAATACGGGAGAGCGGTTCAGTATGCAGACGTTGCCGAGAAACTAAGTGAAAGAGATTTTTTATGGAAGAAAAACACGATTCTTACATTTTTAACTAGATTAGTGGAGAAAAAACTACTCCGAGTGGCAAAAGTTGGTCGCAAAAATGAATATTATGCACTTCTGAGTGAAAATGAGTATTTAGAACAACAGACGGAAACTTTTGTAGAAGATATTTATGAAGGCGACGTCAAAGGTCTAATTACCAATTTAGTGCAAAATGATTTAATTTCTCCGGACGAACTAGAAGACTTACAACAATTTTGGAAAAGGGCGAAATCATCAGATGAATGAACTACTTAAGATAATCTTATCGATGGCGTTAACATCGGTTGTTTTAATACCGCTCGTCTGGATATTTGGAAAAATACTCAATCGGTATTTAAGTAAGGCTAAAATTTATTATTCATGGCTGACCGTTTTCTTCTTTTTGACAGTCCCTTTTTCGTTCTTCTTCTATCTAGCCGCGAAAGATAGTGAGTTTATGTGGAGGAATAAAACGGGATTTGATGGCGTTACTTCTATTGTGATGGACCAAAATGGGGTTGTTTTACAGCGAGATTTTAAAATGAGTTTTTGGGTAACAGTGTTGGATTATTTGTGGTTGGTTTGGCTTTTGGGATTCTTGGTTCTTTTTATTTATCGAGTAGCCTCATATCGGAATTTTAAAAAATATGTTTTTTCGGGTGCGCGAAAAGTAGATGATTTGGTACAACTTGATTTATTAGCTGGAATCATTGATGAACTTGGCGTTAAAAGACCAGTTGAATTAATGATAAATCCGCTTATTTCGTCGCCGATTTTCTTGGGATTGATGAAAAATGTCATAGTTATACCAGATAAATCGTTTTCGGAAGAGGAATTGCATTATATTTTTAGGCATGAGTTGGTTCATTGTAAGCGGAAAGATATGTATTATGTTTGGGGCATGCAACTCTTCGCTTGTGTGTACTGGTTTAATCCGTTGATATATCTGATGAATAAACGGATTCAAAAGGATCGTGAGCTGGCTTGTGATGAAGCGGTTTTGGCGGCTCTGCCAGAAAGTAAACATATTGGTTATGGCGATACGCTGCTTTCTTCGCTCGCAAAATCCGGGAACTACAAAGAGTCGTACGTGGCTGTTTCGTTGCATGAAAATACAAAAGCGTTGAAAGAAAGACTCAGTTTTATCGCAAATTACCGAACTAAGGCAAAAAGTGGCAAGGTGATTTTCCTGATGTTTCTTATGGTGTTATGCGCAGTTGGGGTGTTTTTTAGTGCGTTCCAAGCAGAAATATTTACGTTGGAAAAGGAAAAAGGGATTACCTTTGAACAAAAGAAATAGACTTCTCTCAGTTATTGAGGGAGGTCTTTTTTTATTTGTGTAGTTGACTTTTAAAACTACAAGGTGTAGAATTAAATGGCATAAAAGATTACGGAAAAGGTGGTAAAAATAAATGTTTGGTCGAAAAAAAGTCGTTGTACCAGAAGAATATCAACAATTCAATATGTTTCCAGCAGATAAAGAGCGTTTACTTTGTATCGGAGCGTTCACTACAGAATGTAAGCATAATGTAGAAACTAGATTAACAGGCTCGAATAAAATGCTAAAACTGTATTATCCGAAGAAGCAAGGCGCTAAAGTCATGAAATATTGGCTGCCGATGTTTGGGATTAATGATAGCTATTCTGCGGTTGAAGTCATTACTAACTGGATTGAAGCAAATAATTATTCCGGTATGGTTGCGGCGCATACAACTAATAAAGTTGCTCGTATCGTCACTAAGGCTGCTAACAAAAAGGGGCATGATGCAACTGCTCTCGTAGCGGCTGCTAATAAAGTTAAAACATATGGCGCGTTCGATGTGGATCGTTTAGGTTATATTGTACGTGTTTGTTTTTCTTTAGATTTGATCAGTGAAGAACAAGCGTGGGGCTTCCTAGGAGAATTATGGGACGCTGCGGCACTTCATTTTGCTGACTGGGATGAGTACTTAGTTAGTTATTTAAATGGAGAAGAAGGTTTAGAAACAAACTGGTATAGCGAAGGCGTTGCGGCATATGTGGATTTGAAAATGGATTCATCTAGCTTATTAAACAAATATCAACTAAAAAACTAAACAAAAAGGGAGAACAACAATTAGATGAAAAAGTTTTTAAGTATTATTAGTATTTTAGTGTTAGCTTTACTTGTAACTGCTTGTGGAAGTGGTTCAAGCGAAAAGGCAAGCGAGAAAAAAGAAGAAAAAGTGGAAACAGTAACTTACGTGGCGGATTTGAGTGGTGCTAAGTTAGAGGCGACATTTTCACATGTTGGTGATAATTTAAGAAAAGTTGACCAAAAAATGATTTACCCATTTTCTGCCCTTGGATTAGAAGCTGGCGTTAAATTGGACGATGCTATGAAGAAACAATTAGAAGAACAAGTTGCGTCTCAATACTCTGCGTACAAAGATAGCAAAGGAGCTTCTCTTGAAACGAAATTCACAGATGAAGCGCTTGAATTAACAATGTCAGTTGATTTATACAAAGCGGATAAAGATTCCGTTGGTTCCTTGCTTGGTGGAACTACTGATCCTAAAAATGTTAGCCTAAAACAAACAGTAGAACAATTTGAAGCGCAAGGATTTAAGAAGAAAGAATCATAATTCGGGTGGAAACAGGCTCTTGGTTATTAAGAGTCTGTTTTTTTTATATGTATTAGAGCTACTTTAGAGGGGCGTTTTATGCTAAAATAGCTAGAGATATGAAAGGAAGGTGCGGTTCGTGACGAATAATCATTACTACACAAATGATGAAACGATTAAACATAACCGTAAAACCTGGCAAGTGATGTTAAAAGGTTTTAATATGAATTTTACAAGTGATAATGGCGTATTTTCTAAAAATACGGTTGATTTCGGTTCGAAATTGCTAATTGAGTCGTTTGAGTTAGAAGTGAAGACGGGGAAAATTTTAGATGTTGGTTGTGGTTATGGTCCGATGGGCTTAACCGTGGCGAAAGAATTCCCGGAGAGCCAAATTGAAATGGTGGATGTTAATTTGCGCGCGCTAGAACTCGCAAAAGAAAATGCCGAGTTAAATAAAATTACGAATACGCATATATATGAAAGTTCGGTTTATGACAACGTAACTGCTACGGACTACCAAGCGATTATTAGTAATCCGCCGATTCGTGCAGGTAAGAAGGTTGTTCATGCGATTTTAGAAGGCGCATTCGATCACTTGCAAGAAAACGGAGAACTGTGGATCGTTATTCAAAAGAAACAAGGCGGTCCGTCCGCTGAAAAGAAAATGGAAGAAGTTTTCGGTAATGTTGAAACAGTCGCAAAAGATAAAGGCTATTTCATTTTCAAAAGCGTTAAAAACTAAGTTGTACGAAGCACGGAAACGTGTTAATATAGAACTACATTTTACTAAGAAAGGACTGAGGGATATGCTTAAACTGAGCAAAAAACTAGAAAAAAACAACCAATCAAGATTAAAGATAATAGGTAGTTCTTTAACGCTCGCGCATATCGCCCCCGCGTCTTTTCAAGGTATCGTTCGTTAAAAATCACGTCCTTCAATCTTTCTTGATTGAGGGGCTTTTTTTTATACGAAAAATTAAACGGGAAAGAAGTGAGTCGAATGACAGAGGGAGAACTGAGTAATTTAACTAGCTAGGAAGAGGAATGGGTTTTCGTTTCTCTATTAAACAGAAAATGAGGAATAGAAATGCTAACATTAAAAGGACAATATAACGAAGCAAAAGTTTTTACGGATAATGTGGACGATAATACGATTGGGCAAATTATTACATTATGCAACCAGCCGTTTGCGAAAGATAGTAAGATTCGGATAATGCCGGATACGCACGGCGGCAAAGGCTGTGTAATTGGGACGACAATGACGATTCAAGATAAAATCGTACCGAATTTGGTTGGAGTGGACATTGGCTGCGGTTTGTACGTAGTGAAATTGAAGCCTGGCAAATTAAAAATGGATTTTGATAAGCTGGATAAAGTCATTCGCGAACGAGTGCCATCGGGGAGCAAGACGCACGATAAGCCGATTGATGATTTTGACTTAGATGGTGTGATTGCGCCGATTAACTATGGCTGGGCAGCGAGAAGTGTTGGGACGCTTGGTGGCGGAAATCATTTTATTGAGATAAACCAAGGTTCGGATGGGATTTATCTTGTAATCCATAGTGGGAGCCGGGTGCTTGGCAAAGAAATCGCCGAGTATCACCAAGAAGTAGCGTATAAAAAATTAGATAAGTTACGCAAAGAGTTAAAATTGGGTGCAACGGATGCAAAAAAACATGGCGACTTAGAAATGGCTGACCAATTGAACGGCGAGCGCGAACAAGTAAAATTGGATTACGATTTATCTTATGTGACTGGCATGGATTTAAAACATTATTTAAATGATATGGAAATCGCCCAAAAATTTGCAGCGCGTAACCGCTATGTCATGGCGCAAATAATTTTAAAAGCGATGAAGTGGGATAAAGCAGTCGTATCTGCGTTTGATTGTGTGCATAATTACATCGATATCGAAAACAACATGCTTCGAAAAGGAGCGACGTCTGCTCAGCTTGGGGAACAAATCATCGTTCCGCTTAATATGCGCGATGGTAGCATCCTTGCAACTGGGAAAGGAAATGCAGATTGGAATTACTCGGCGCCGCACGGGGCGGGAAGAATGCTAAGCCGCTCCAAAGCAAAAGCGCAAATCAGTTTGGAAAGTTATCAGGCGGCGATGAAAGATGTCTGGACAACCTCGGTTTCGAAAAAAACAATTGATGAAGCGCCAAAAGCCTATAAATCAGCCAAACAATTGCTTGCTGATGTAGGAGATACGATGGAAATCCAAGAGATAATCAAACCTTTATACAATTTCAAAGCATAAGGAAAAAGAAGCGGCAAATATTATAACATGTCGCTTCTTCTTTTTCTAGAAAAATATTTGACATAGGCATAGAGATGTTGTATTATAGTATAATGCCAAAAGAATCTATACCGTTTTTTTGCGCTGCATTTTATTTCAAAATATGACAAAAAATGAAGCGTTTGCGCGGTTTTTGGTGCTATAAATAAACATGGATGTGGTTTTCAGAAATATATGATGAAATCCGCTTTCTTTTTGTCTAAAGCAGCAATTTTTTCTTTTTGAAGTTCCACTTGATTTCCAACTAGGTTTTATCTGATTGCGACTATGCGAATCAGATGTACACGAGGTAGCAGGAAACTTTTGATGAACGATGTTTAAGGCTGATGAAGGAGTATGGAAGTACTTGCTTTTGAACGATTTAACTTAAACATCGGGTGCGGGGGGTTCCACTGTTTTTGTGCCTAAAAGTGAAGTCGGTGTGCTTATAAATTTTTTAATTAATTTGAGGGGTGAATAGTTTGTCAGGACATTCAGGACATGATGTAAAATATGGACGGCATCGTACGCGTAGAAGTTTTGCGCGAATCAGTGAAGTACTTGAATTACCAAACTTAATTGAGATTCAAACAGCTTCTTACCAATGGTTCTTAGATGAAGGGCTACGTGAGATGTTCCGCGATATTTCGCCAATTGAGGATTTTGCGGGTAATTTATCTTTAGAATTCATTGATTACGATCTTGGAGAGCCGAAATATTCGGTAGAAGAATCTAAGAACCGTGATGCAAACTATGCGGCTCCACTACGCGTGAAGTTGCGCCTAATCAACAAAGAAACCGGCGAAGTAAAAGACCAAGAAGTATTTATGGGTGATTTCCCACTAATGACTGAAATGGGTACGTTCATTATTAATGGGGCAGAACGTGTTATCGTTTCCCAATTAGTTCGTTCTCCAGGTGTTTACTTCAATGGAAAACTAGACAAAAATGGTAAAAAAGGCTTTGGTTCTACTGTTATCCCTAACCGTGGGGCTTGGCTTGAGTATGAAACAGATGCTAAAGACGTTGTACACGTTCGTATTGACCGTACACGTAAATTACCAGTAACTGTTTTACTTCGTGCACTAGGCTTTGGTTCCGATCAAGAAATTATTGACTTAATCGGTGACAATGACTACTTGCGCAACACGCTTGAAAAAGACAACACTGACAATGCTGAAAAAGCACTTTTAGAAATTTACGAAAGATTACGTCCGGGTGAACCCCCAACAGTTGATAACGCTAGAAGCTTACTAGTTTCTCGTTTCTTTGATCCAAAACGCTATGATCTTGCAAGCGTTGGACGTTATAAAATCAACAAAAAATTACATCTGAAAAACCGTCTATTCAACCAAACATTAGCAGAAACTTTAGTGGATCCAGAAACTGGTGAAATTATCGCTTCTAAAGGTGACATTTTGGATCGTCGTAATTTAGATCAAATCATTCCTAACTTAGAAAACGGTGTAGGTTTCCGCACACTTCGTCCAACTGATGGAGTTATGGAAGATAGCGTACTCGTTCAATCTATTAAAATCTACGCACCAAATGATGACGAAAAAGAAATCAACATCATTGGTAACGCGTATATTGAAGAAAACGTAAAACACATCACGCCTTCTGATATTATTTCATCCATTAGCTACTTCTTTAACTTGCTACATGGTGTTGGCGATACAGATGACATCGATCACCTAGGTAATCGTCGTCTTCGTTCTGTTGGTGAACTTTTACAAAACCAATTCCGTATCGGTTTATCTCGTATGGAACGTGTGGTTCGTGAGCGTATGTCTATTCAAGATATGACTACAATTACACCACAACAATTGATTAATATTCGCCCAGTAGTTGCATCTATCAAAGAATTCTTTGGTAGCTCGCAGTTATCTCAGTTCATGGATCAAACAAATCCACTTGGCGAACTTACGCATAAACGTCGTCTTTCAGCGCTTGGACCTGGTGGTTTGACGCGTGAACGTGCTGGTTATGAAGTACGTGACGTGCATTACTCTCACTATGGTCGTATGTGTCCGATTGAAACGCCAGAGGGACCAAACATTGGTTTGATCAACTCCCTTTCTTCTTTCGCAAAAGTAAATAAATTCGGCTTTATCGAAACACCTTACCGCCGCGTAGATCCTGAAACAAACCGTGTTACAGATAAGATTGATTATCTAACTGCGGATGAAGAGGATAATTACGTAGTAGCGCAAGCGAACTCGAAATTAGACGAACAAGGTACTTTCACAGAAGAAGAAGTTATGGCTCGTTTCCGTTCAGAAAACTTAGCGGTAGAAAAAGAACGTATTGACTACATGGATGTATCGCCTAAACAGGTTGTATCTGTTGCGACAGCATGTATTCCGTTCCTTGAAAACGATGATAGTAACCGTGCGCTAATGGGAGCGAACATGCAACGTCAAGCAGTTCCTCTTATGCACCCTGAAGCTCCATTTGTTGGAACAGGTATGGAACACGTATCTGCAAAAGACTCTGGTGCTGCTGTAACTGCCAAACATGACGGTATTGTAGAACACGTTGAAGCTCGCGAAATCTGGGTTCGTCGTGTATCTCTAGTGGATGGCAAAGAAGTAACTGGCGGAATTGATAAATATACTTTACGTAAATTTGTTCGTTCTAACCAAGGTACTTGTTATAACCAACGTCCAAACGTAGCAGAAGGAGACCGCGTTGTTAAAGGAGAAATCCTTGGTAACGGTCCATCTATGGATTCCGGTGAACTTGCACTTGGTCGTAACGTACTAGTTGCGTTCATGACTTGGGATGGTTATAACTACGAGGATGCGATCATCATGAGTGAACGTCTTGTAAAAGATGACGTTTATACTTCGATTCATATTGAAGAATTCGAATCAGAAGCTCGTGATACAAAACTCGGACCTGAAGAAATGACTCGTGATATTCCAAATGTTGGGGAAGACGCTTTACGTGACCTTGACGAACGTGGAATTATCCGTGTTGGTGCTGAAGTAAAAGACAACGACCTTCTAGTTGGTAAAGTAACACCAAAAGGAGTTACT includes these proteins:
- a CDS encoding DUF1266 domain-containing protein; the protein is MFGRKKVVVPEEYQQFNMFPADKERLLCIGAFTTECKHNVETRLTGSNKMLKLYYPKKQGAKVMKYWLPMFGINDSYSAVEVITNWIEANNYSGMVAAHTTNKVARIVTKAANKKGHDATALVAAANKVKTYGAFDVDRLGYIVRVCFSLDLISEEQAWGFLGELWDAAALHFADWDEYLVSYLNGEEGLETNWYSEGVAAYVDLKMDSSSLLNKYQLKN
- the rplJ gene encoding 50S ribosomal protein L10; the encoded protein is MSKVLEAKQSAVEEIKTKLSASASTVIVDYRGLNVGEITDLRKQLRDAGIEFKVYKNSLTRRAVEANGYEGLEGALTGPNAIAFSNEDVVAPAKILNDFAKDHEALEIKAGVIEGKVASLEEIKALATLPSREGLLSMLCNVLQAPVRGLAIATKAVADQKEGQEA
- the rplK gene encoding 50S ribosomal protein L11: MAKKVIKEVKLQIPAGKANPAPPVGPALGQAGVNIMGFCKEFNARTADQAGLIIPVVITVFEDRSFTFITKTPPAAVLLKKAAKVEKGSGEPNKTKVASVTRAQVQEIAETKMPDLNAANVESAMLMVEGTARSMGITIQD
- the rpoB gene encoding DNA-directed RNA polymerase subunit beta translates to MSGHSGHDVKYGRHRTRRSFARISEVLELPNLIEIQTASYQWFLDEGLREMFRDISPIEDFAGNLSLEFIDYDLGEPKYSVEESKNRDANYAAPLRVKLRLINKETGEVKDQEVFMGDFPLMTEMGTFIINGAERVIVSQLVRSPGVYFNGKLDKNGKKGFGSTVIPNRGAWLEYETDAKDVVHVRIDRTRKLPVTVLLRALGFGSDQEIIDLIGDNDYLRNTLEKDNTDNAEKALLEIYERLRPGEPPTVDNARSLLVSRFFDPKRYDLASVGRYKINKKLHLKNRLFNQTLAETLVDPETGEIIASKGDILDRRNLDQIIPNLENGVGFRTLRPTDGVMEDSVLVQSIKIYAPNDDEKEINIIGNAYIEENVKHITPSDIISSISYFFNLLHGVGDTDDIDHLGNRRLRSVGELLQNQFRIGLSRMERVVRERMSIQDMTTITPQQLINIRPVVASIKEFFGSSQLSQFMDQTNPLGELTHKRRLSALGPGGLTRERAGYEVRDVHYSHYGRMCPIETPEGPNIGLINSLSSFAKVNKFGFIETPYRRVDPETNRVTDKIDYLTADEEDNYVVAQANSKLDEQGTFTEEEVMARFRSENLAVEKERIDYMDVSPKQVVSVATACIPFLENDDSNRALMGANMQRQAVPLMHPEAPFVGTGMEHVSAKDSGAAVTAKHDGIVEHVEAREIWVRRVSLVDGKEVTGGIDKYTLRKFVRSNQGTCYNQRPNVAEGDRVVKGEILGNGPSMDSGELALGRNVLVAFMTWDGYNYEDAIIMSERLVKDDVYTSIHIEEFESEARDTKLGPEEMTRDIPNVGEDALRDLDERGIIRVGAEVKDNDLLVGKVTPKGVTELTAEERLLHAIFGEKAREVRDTSLRVPHGGGGIVLDVKIFTREAGDELPPGVNQLVRVYIVQKRKIHEGDKMAGRHGNKGVISRILPEEDMPFMPDGTPVDIMLNPLGVPSRMNIGQVLELHLGMAARALGIHVATPVFDGANEEDVWSTVEEAGMARDAKTILYDGRSGEAFDNRISVGVMYMIKLAHMVDDKLHARSTGPYSLVTQQPLGGKAQFGGQRFGEMEVWALEAYGAAYTLQEILTIKSDDVVGRVKTYEAIVKGESVPEPGVPESFKVLIKELQSLGMDVKMLSADEEEIEMRDMDDDDFTNQNDAFNIVQPENAAAEKTE
- a CDS encoding immunity 63 family protein, which gives rise to MDKAKQVYLDFKREADFLELDFPLFLGDGPGCGELCMDYNEQDGYMLYGYERGKRNSEFKTTNFEEFKYEVFLHICWYMGMEFELRHRKEDTQHDDNILETDTRKIAFEKTLQLLKMVNPAWLDKAAIGYTAYLNLWRENKNVYFDKEAMQFKVNS
- the rplL gene encoding 50S ribosomal protein L7/L12, encoding MALNIEEIIASVKEASVLELNDLVKAIEEEFGVTAAAPVAVAAAGGGAAEQTEFTVELASAGDSKIKVIKVVREITGLGLKEAKELVDNAPKALKEGVAKDEAEEIKAKLEEVGANVEVK
- a CDS encoding YehR family protein, giving the protein MKKFLSIISILVLALLVTACGSGSSEKASEKKEEKVETVTYVADLSGAKLEATFSHVGDNLRKVDQKMIYPFSALGLEAGVKLDDAMKKQLEEQVASQYSAYKDSKGASLETKFTDEALELTMSVDLYKADKDSVGSLLGGTTDPKNVSLKQTVEQFEAQGFKKKES
- a CDS encoding class I SAM-dependent methyltransferase translates to MTNNHYYTNDETIKHNRKTWQVMLKGFNMNFTSDNGVFSKNTVDFGSKLLIESFELEVKTGKILDVGCGYGPMGLTVAKEFPESQIEMVDVNLRALELAKENAELNKITNTHIYESSVYDNVTATDYQAIISNPPIRAGKKVVHAILEGAFDHLQENGELWIVIQKKQGGPSAEKKMEEVFGNVETVAKDKGYFIFKSVKN
- a CDS encoding BlaI/MecI/CopY family transcriptional regulator; its protein translation is MSIKAISKSELEVMKIIWEYGRAVQYADVAEKLSERDFLWKKNTILTFLTRLVEKKLLRVAKVGRKNEYYALLSENEYLEQQTETFVEDIYEGDVKGLITNLVQNDLISPDELEDLQQFWKRAKSSDE
- the rplA gene encoding 50S ribosomal protein L1: MAKKGKKYQDALKQIDANKVYTAEEAVELAKKIDFAKFDATVEVAFRLGVDPKKADQQIRGAVVLPNGTGKTQRVLVFAKGEKAKEAEAAGADYVGESEFVEKINQGWFDFDVIVATPDMMGEVGKLGRVLGPKGLMPNPKTGTVTMDVTKAVNEIKAGKVEYRVDKAGNVHAAIGKVSFDAAKLVENFRTVNDVLQKAKPAAAKGTYVKNLSVTTTFGPGIQVDPASL
- a CDS encoding M56 family metallopeptidase, whose amino-acid sequence is MNELLKIILSMALTSVVLIPLVWIFGKILNRYLSKAKIYYSWLTVFFFLTVPFSFFFYLAAKDSEFMWRNKTGFDGVTSIVMDQNGVVLQRDFKMSFWVTVLDYLWLVWLLGFLVLFIYRVASYRNFKKYVFSGARKVDDLVQLDLLAGIIDELGVKRPVELMINPLISSPIFLGLMKNVIVIPDKSFSEEELHYIFRHELVHCKRKDMYYVWGMQLFACVYWFNPLIYLMNKRIQKDRELACDEAVLAALPESKHIGYGDTLLSSLAKSGNYKESYVAVSLHENTKALKERLSFIANYRTKAKSGKVIFLMFLMVLCAVGVFFSAFQAEIFTLEKEKGITFEQKK
- a CDS encoding RtcB family protein, with product MLTLKGQYNEAKVFTDNVDDNTIGQIITLCNQPFAKDSKIRIMPDTHGGKGCVIGTTMTIQDKIVPNLVGVDIGCGLYVVKLKPGKLKMDFDKLDKVIRERVPSGSKTHDKPIDDFDLDGVIAPINYGWAARSVGTLGGGNHFIEINQGSDGIYLVIHSGSRVLGKEIAEYHQEVAYKKLDKLRKELKLGATDAKKHGDLEMADQLNGEREQVKLDYDLSYVTGMDLKHYLNDMEIAQKFAARNRYVMAQIILKAMKWDKAVVSAFDCVHNYIDIENNMLRKGATSAQLGEQIIVPLNMRDGSILATGKGNADWNYSAPHGAGRMLSRSKAKAQISLESYQAAMKDVWTTSVSKKTIDEAPKAYKSAKQLLADVGDTMEIQEIIKPLYNFKA